One genomic segment of Acanthochromis polyacanthus isolate Apoly-LR-REF ecotype Palm Island chromosome 9, KAUST_Apoly_ChrSc, whole genome shotgun sequence includes these proteins:
- the gtpbp4 gene encoding nucleolar GTP-binding protein 1, with protein MALYNFKKIMVVPTAKDFIDITLSKTQRKTPTVIHKHYQIHRIRHFYMRKVKFTQQNYHDRLTQILTDFPKLDDIHPFYADLMNVLYDKDHYKLALGQLNIAKNLIDNVAKDYVRLMKYGDSLYRCKQLKRAALGRMCTILKRQKSSLEYLEQVRQHLSRLPSIDPNTRTLLLCGYPNVGKSSFINKVTRADVDVQPYAFTTKSLFVGHMDYRYLRWQVVDTPGILDHPLEDRNTIEMQAITALAHLRAAVLYVMDASEQCGHTLQEQLELFSNIRPLFANKPLIIVANKCDVKKLSELSEEKQKIFADLSAEGIQVIETSTLTEEGVMQVKAEACDQLLAHRVNTKMKGKKVHDVLNRLHLAMPAKRDEKERPPFIPEGAALRRKAMEVDAPKRKLERDLEVELGDDYVLDLQKYWDLMNEDEKHDKIPEVWEGHNIADYIDPDIMKKLEELEKEEELKERAGEYDSDDDSDDEEMQEIRVLAKQIREKKQLLVMESKEKDVHGPRMPRTATKVERKQLEKEMGNLGLDMSDKDDSHYAQQARRSRSVAVKRKRESSAAPTSRTRSQSASRPPRDQSGLRDPKMAKKAKKMMKNSQKGMNRQGRKGESDRHVFDLKPKHLLAGKRKSGTTDRR; from the exons ATGGCGCTTTATAACTTCAAGAAAATCATGGTAGTTCCCACCGCAAAG gaTTTCATTGACATCACTTTatccaaaacccaaagaaaaACTCCCACAGTGATCCACAAACATTACCAGATCCACCGCATCCGACACTTCTACATGCGGAAGGTGAAGTTCACGCAGCAGAACTACCACGACCGGCTCACGCAGATCCTCACCGACTTCCCCAAACTGGAT gaCATCCATCCGTTCTACGCCGATCTGATGAACGTTCTGTACGACAAAGACCATTACAAGCTGGCGCTGGGGCAGCTCAACATCGCCAAGAATCTCATCGACAA CGTCGCTAAGGACTACGTGCGTCTGATGAAGTACGGAGATTCGCTGTATCGCTGTAAGCAGCTGAAGAGAGCAGCTCTGGGTCGGATGTGCACCATCCTGAAGCGACAGAAGTCCAGTCTGGAGTATCTGGAACAAG TCCGCCAGCATCTGTCCCGTCTGCCGAGCATCGACCCCAACACCAGGACGCTGCTGCTGTGTGGATACCCCAACGTGGGCAAGTCCAGCTTCATCAACAAG GTGACCAGAGCAGACGTGGACGTGCAGCCGTACGCCTTCACCACCAAGTCTCTGTTTGTGGGTCACATGGACTACAGGTATCTCCGCTGGCAG GTGGTGGACACTCCTGGGATCCTGGACCATCCTCTGGAGGACAGGAACACCATTGAGATGCAGGCCATCACGGCTCTGGCTCACCTGCGAGCGGCGGTTCTTTACGTCATGGACGCCTCTGAGCAGTGTGGCCACACCCTGCAGGAGCAGCTGGAGCTGTTCAGCAACATCCGGCCGCTGTTCGCCAACAAG ccgCTCATCATCGTGGCCAACAAGTGTGACGTGAAGAAGCTGAGCGAGCTGTCTGAGGAGAAGCAG AAAATCTTTGCAGATCTTTCTGCCGAGGGAATCCAGGTGATCGAGACGAGCACGCTGACGGAGGAGGGAGTGATGCAGGTGAAAGCCGAG GCCTGCGACCAGCTGCTGGCTCATCGCGTCAACACCAAGATGAAGGGCAAGAAGGTCCACGACGTCCTGAACCGGCTGCACCTGGCCATGCCGGCCAAACGGGACGAGAAG GAAAGGCCTCCGTTCATCCCAGAGGGAGCCGCCCTGCGAAGGAAAGCCATGGAGGTGGACGCACCCAAACGCAAACTG GAGAGAGATCTGGAGGTGGAGCTGGGTGACGACTACGTTCTGGATCTGCAGA AGTACTGGGACCTGATGAACGAGGACGAGAAGCACGATAAGATCCCTGAAGTGTGGGAAGGCCACAACATCGCAGACTACATCGACCCCGACATCATGAAG aaactggaggagctggagaaggaggaggagctgaaggagcGAGCCGGCGAGTACGACTCTGATGACGACAGCGATGACGAAGAGATGCAGGAGATCAGAGTTCTGGCCAAACAGATCCGCGAGAAGAAGCAGCTCCTGGTGATGGAGTCGAAGGAGAAGGACGTTCACGGACCTCGTATGCCCAGGACGGCCACCAAG GTTGAAAGGAAGCAGCTGGAGAAGGAGATGGGGAACCTCGGCCTGGACATGAGCGACAAGGACGAT AGCCACTACGCTCAGCAGGCCAGACGCTCTCGCAGCGTCGCTGTCAAACGGAAACGGGAATCTTCAGCTGCTCCCACCTCCAGGACTCGCAGCCAGAGCGCCTCCCGTCCACCGAGAGACCAGTCGGGTCTACGAGATCCAAAG aTGGCGAAGAAGGcgaagaagatgatgaagaacTCCCAGAAAGGCATGAACCGCCAGGGCAGGAAGGGAGAGTCGGACCGGCACGTGTTCGACCTCAAACCCAAACACCTGCTGGCTGGAAAGAGGAAGTCCGGCACCACAGATCGCAGATGA